In the Streptomyces sp. NBC_00525 genome, one interval contains:
- the gcl gene encoding glyoxylate carboligase, translating to MPRMTAARAAVEILKREGVSNAFGVPGAAINPFYAALKAAGGVHHTLARHVEGASHMAEGYTRARPGNIGVCVGTSGPAGTDMITGLYSAIADSIPILCITGQAPTAVLHKEDFQAVDIASIAAPVTKAATTVLEAAQVPGVLQQAFHLMRTGRPGPVLVDLPIDVQLTEIEFDPELYEPLPVHKPAASRRQIERTLDMLDASERPLLIAGGGVINADAAELLVEFAELTGVPVVPTLMGWGAIPDDHELNAGMVGLQTSHRYGNANFLESDFVLGIGNRWANRHTGKLDVYTEGRTFVHVDIEPTQIGKIFAPDLGIVSDAKAALELFVAVVRERKASGGTKDRSAWAAATQERRATLQRRTHFDNVPLKPQRVYEEMNRAFGPETRYVTTIGLSQIAGAQMLHVYRPRHWINCGQAGPLGWTIPAALGVATADPEGSVVALSGDYDFQFMLEELAVGAQHRIPYVHVLVNNSYLGLIRQAQRNFDIDFQVNLEFENLNSPELGGYGVDHVKVVEGLGCKAIRVTDPDALLPAFEEAKKLAAEHRVPVVVEAILERVTNIAMSGTDIASVNEFEDLATDPAHAPTAIRPYAKA from the coding sequence ATGCCTCGTATGACCGCTGCCCGCGCGGCAGTCGAGATCCTCAAGCGCGAAGGCGTCAGCAACGCGTTCGGTGTGCCGGGCGCCGCGATCAACCCCTTCTACGCGGCCCTCAAGGCCGCCGGCGGGGTCCACCACACGCTCGCCCGCCACGTCGAGGGCGCCTCGCACATGGCGGAGGGCTACACGCGCGCCCGCCCCGGCAACATCGGCGTCTGCGTCGGCACCTCGGGCCCGGCCGGCACCGACATGATCACCGGCCTGTACTCGGCGATCGCCGACTCGATCCCGATCCTGTGCATCACCGGGCAGGCGCCGACCGCCGTCCTGCACAAGGAGGACTTCCAGGCCGTCGACATCGCGTCGATCGCCGCCCCGGTCACCAAGGCGGCCACCACCGTCCTGGAGGCCGCGCAGGTCCCCGGCGTCCTCCAGCAGGCGTTCCACCTGATGCGCACCGGCCGCCCCGGCCCGGTCCTCGTCGACCTCCCGATCGACGTGCAGCTCACCGAGATCGAGTTCGACCCCGAACTGTACGAGCCGCTGCCGGTGCACAAGCCCGCCGCGAGCCGCCGCCAGATCGAACGCACCCTGGACATGCTCGACGCATCGGAGCGCCCGCTGCTCATCGCCGGCGGCGGCGTCATCAACGCCGACGCCGCCGAACTCCTGGTGGAGTTCGCCGAGTTGACCGGCGTCCCGGTCGTCCCCACCCTCATGGGCTGGGGCGCCATCCCCGACGACCACGAGCTGAACGCCGGCATGGTCGGCCTCCAGACCTCGCACCGCTACGGCAACGCCAACTTCCTGGAGTCGGACTTCGTCCTCGGCATCGGCAACCGCTGGGCCAACCGCCACACCGGCAAGCTCGACGTCTACACCGAGGGCCGCACCTTCGTCCATGTGGACATCGAGCCCACGCAGATCGGCAAGATCTTCGCACCCGACCTCGGCATCGTCTCCGACGCGAAGGCGGCGCTGGAACTGTTCGTCGCGGTGGTCCGGGAGCGCAAGGCGTCGGGCGGCACGAAGGACCGCTCGGCCTGGGCCGCCGCCACCCAGGAACGCCGGGCCACCCTCCAGCGGCGTACGCACTTCGACAACGTCCCGCTGAAGCCGCAGCGCGTGTACGAGGAGATGAACCGGGCCTTCGGCCCCGAGACCCGCTACGTCACCACGATCGGCCTCTCCCAGATCGCGGGCGCCCAGATGCTCCACGTGTACCGCCCGCGCCACTGGATCAACTGCGGCCAGGCCGGCCCCCTCGGCTGGACGATCCCGGCCGCACTCGGCGTCGCCACCGCCGACCCGGAGGGCTCGGTGGTCGCGCTCTCCGGCGACTACGACTTCCAGTTCATGCTGGAGGAGTTGGCGGTGGGCGCCCAGCACCGCATCCCGTACGTGCACGTCCTGGTCAACAACTCGTACCTGGGCCTGATCCGCCAGGCGCAGCGCAACTTCGACATCGACTTCCAGGTGAACCTGGAGTTCGAGAACCTCAACTCCCCGGAGCTGGGCGGCTACGGCGTCGACCACGTCAAGGTCGTCGAGGGCCTCGGCTGCAAGGCCATCCGCGTCACAGACCCGGACGCCCTCCTCCCGGCCTTCGAGGAGGCCAAGAAGCTGGCGGCGGAACACCGGGTCCCGGTGGTGGTCGAAGCCATCCTGGAACGCGTCACGAACATCGCGATGAGCGGCACGGACATCGCCTCGGTCAACGAGTTCGAGGACCTCGCGACGGACCCGGCGCACGCCCCCACGGCGATCAGGCCGTACGCGAAGGCGTGA
- a CDS encoding ABC transporter ATP-binding protein → MPGPPSFAGAVAVVRRRAGRWIDLARLLPRAGTPLVAASLLVNTVLGLLPGGFMLAASVLLDRVAGGSGLTGEVYGWLAVVVGAFALQHTLTPFQPALTEAVSRRVDGHCIGRLLDVTLRRAPFGVLEDSAHEDLLADARAAFARTVPTPGEAAAALPLLYSRYLQLTFAVALVGYAAGPAGAVITACTALAIRFGVRGTLGRYAALWDSLAGNRRRTGYIRQLATGTGAAKEIRLLGLMPWLGARFGRDTMEHLRPLWAGSRRLQFWPFIALAAAGFAGGTAVFALLAHGTVQGRTDLLALGIGLQAALVTMRFGIAFPECDTQTQFGLVSFHALERLEALEESKPRPAAGTEPAPRPAHSIRFEDVAFSYRPDAPPVLNGLDLEIPVGSCTAIVGLNGAGKTTLVKLLARLYDPTSGRITVDGADLAAHSPESWQRRIAVVFQDFLRYELPAADNIGFGAPHLAADEALLLDAARRAGAGPVVGKLPDGLRTPLSRRYEGGHDLSGGQWQRIALARALFAVEGGASLLVLDEPTAQLDVRGEVAFFDEFLAEAGSRGITSLIISHRFSTVRHADRIVVVEHGRVLEQGDHDSLMRADGRYAELFRLQAQRFEDDNDTVGSRS, encoded by the coding sequence GTGCCAGGACCACCATCGTTCGCCGGAGCCGTCGCCGTCGTACGGCGCAGAGCCGGCCGCTGGATCGACCTCGCCCGGCTGCTGCCCCGCGCGGGAACGCCCCTGGTGGCGGCATCACTCCTGGTGAACACGGTCCTCGGACTGCTGCCCGGGGGCTTCATGCTCGCGGCGAGCGTGCTCCTGGACCGTGTCGCCGGAGGGTCGGGCCTGACCGGGGAGGTCTACGGATGGCTCGCCGTCGTCGTCGGGGCCTTCGCGCTCCAGCACACCCTCACGCCCTTCCAGCCCGCGCTGACCGAGGCGGTCTCGCGCCGGGTCGACGGCCACTGCATCGGACGGCTGCTCGACGTCACGCTGCGCCGCGCGCCCTTCGGGGTCCTGGAGGACAGCGCGCACGAGGACCTGCTCGCGGACGCCAGGGCCGCCTTCGCACGCACCGTCCCCACCCCCGGCGAGGCCGCCGCCGCGCTGCCGCTGCTGTACTCCCGATACCTCCAACTCACCTTCGCCGTGGCCCTGGTCGGGTACGCGGCCGGACCGGCCGGCGCCGTCATCACCGCCTGCACGGCACTGGCCATCAGGTTCGGGGTACGCGGCACCCTGGGCCGCTACGCCGCCCTCTGGGACTCCCTCGCCGGAAACCGGCGGCGCACCGGCTACATCCGCCAGCTGGCGACCGGGACGGGCGCCGCGAAGGAGATCCGGCTGCTGGGCCTGATGCCCTGGCTCGGCGCCCGCTTCGGCCGCGACACCATGGAGCATCTGCGCCCGCTCTGGGCCGGCAGCCGCCGCCTCCAGTTCTGGCCCTTCATCGCCCTCGCCGCCGCCGGATTCGCCGGCGGAACCGCCGTGTTCGCGCTGCTCGCGCACGGCACCGTGCAGGGCCGCACCGACCTCCTCGCCCTCGGCATCGGCCTCCAGGCGGCCCTGGTCACCATGCGCTTCGGCATCGCCTTTCCCGAGTGCGACACCCAGACCCAGTTCGGCCTGGTGTCCTTCCACGCCCTCGAACGGCTCGAAGCGCTGGAGGAGTCGAAGCCCCGGCCGGCCGCCGGTACGGAGCCCGCGCCGCGCCCCGCGCACAGCATCCGCTTCGAGGACGTCGCCTTCTCCTACCGCCCGGACGCGCCCCCGGTCCTGAACGGCCTCGACCTGGAGATCCCGGTCGGCTCCTGCACCGCGATCGTCGGCCTCAACGGCGCCGGCAAGACCACCCTGGTCAAACTGCTCGCCCGGCTCTACGACCCCACCTCCGGACGGATCACCGTCGACGGCGCCGATCTGGCCGCGCACAGCCCGGAATCCTGGCAGCGCCGGATCGCCGTCGTCTTCCAGGACTTCCTCCGGTACGAACTGCCCGCCGCCGACAACATCGGCTTCGGCGCACCCCACCTGGCGGCCGACGAAGCCCTCCTGCTCGACGCCGCCCGCCGGGCCGGGGCCGGCCCCGTCGTCGGCAAGCTCCCCGACGGACTGCGCACCCCGCTCTCCCGCCGCTACGAGGGCGGGCACGACCTCTCCGGCGGTCAGTGGCAGCGCATCGCCCTCGCCCGTGCCCTGTTCGCCGTCGAGGGCGGGGCCTCGCTGCTCGTCCTCGACGAACCGACGGCGCAGCTGGACGTGCGCGGTGAGGTCGCCTTCTTCGACGAGTTCCTCGCCGAGGCCGGTTCGCGCGGCATCACCAGCCTGATCATCTCGCACCGCTTCTCGACCGTCCGGCACGCCGACCGGATCGTCGTCGTGGAGCACGGACGGGTCCTGGAACAGGGCGACCACGACTCCCTGATGCGCGCGGACGGCCGCTACGCCGAACTCTTCCGGCTCCAGGCCCAGCGCTTCGAGGACGACAACGACACCGTCGGGAGCAGAAGTTGA
- a CDS encoding condensation domain-containing protein, which produces MTATSDTSGSPATGARNPGNIAFSGPARGPGPLMWAQRLLWNDSQWMGEEAHYFNMALSVPVPDGLSYDRVMDALSRVVHRHEAFRSRITLAADGEPLQEVLASGELPVLLAEASDEAVDEVAARCREELSGRSFDLLADRPARLCVVTVRGVPARVVMVLSHVFADGGATRVLSRELAELMSAPVPPASWAVPAPQPLDRAAHEQSPAGQRLSARALERLEQQLRTMPQTMFPGPRLTPDPHRFKRLEMSSPALTEALRRIAGRDGTTTSNVLLAATALMLGAFTGNRRVAFKTILGNRSFPDLKGIVSSAVSNGLVRADLTDGSFTELVRSVAQATKADLLRSQCDPAARDRLMARVNGERGVHLDLSSFFNDIRVFMGGRSAEPDHDADLDALTSRTRLAWIGEWDRQDAKFFFHARTLGDCDHVYAMIDTAFMPAESAERLMRGLERVLITCAGADLPLSELRDLVAADGCLPPARGADWALVDECWVHLPDVVSMLSGLLPGRRVEAGLGEGADGPVLTARIFCDEPVDVAELRRAAHRALPDFPSAMVPALVTVVPTGSAPEGPPA; this is translated from the coding sequence GTGACCGCTACGAGCGACACGTCCGGGAGCCCGGCGACCGGGGCGCGGAATCCGGGAAACATCGCCTTCTCCGGCCCGGCGCGCGGACCGGGCCCCCTCATGTGGGCGCAGCGACTCCTGTGGAACGACTCCCAGTGGATGGGGGAGGAGGCGCACTACTTCAACATGGCGCTGTCCGTCCCGGTGCCCGACGGACTGTCGTACGACCGGGTCATGGACGCACTGAGCCGCGTCGTCCACCGCCATGAGGCGTTCCGGAGCCGCATCACCCTCGCCGCCGACGGGGAGCCGCTCCAGGAGGTCCTCGCCTCCGGGGAGCTGCCGGTCCTCCTCGCGGAAGCGTCCGACGAGGCCGTGGACGAGGTCGCCGCGCGCTGCCGCGAAGAGCTGTCCGGCCGCTCCTTCGACCTGCTGGCGGACCGGCCCGCGCGCCTCTGCGTCGTCACCGTCCGAGGGGTGCCCGCGAGGGTCGTCATGGTCCTCTCCCACGTGTTCGCGGACGGCGGCGCGACCCGGGTCCTCTCCCGGGAACTGGCCGAACTGATGAGCGCGCCCGTCCCGCCCGCCTCCTGGGCCGTACCCGCCCCGCAGCCCCTCGACCGCGCCGCCCACGAACAGTCGCCGGCGGGCCAACGGCTCTCCGCACGCGCCCTCGAACGGCTGGAGCAGCAGCTGCGGACGATGCCGCAGACCATGTTCCCCGGACCCCGGCTCACGCCCGACCCGCACCGCTTCAAGCGGCTCGAAATGAGCTCCCCGGCCCTCACCGAGGCGCTGCGCCGGATCGCCGGGCGCGACGGCACCACCACGTCGAACGTGCTCCTCGCCGCCACCGCCCTCATGCTCGGAGCGTTCACGGGCAACCGGCGCGTGGCCTTCAAGACCATCCTCGGCAACCGGTCCTTCCCCGACCTGAAAGGCATCGTGAGCAGCGCCGTGAGCAACGGCCTGGTCCGTGCCGACCTCACGGACGGGTCTTTCACCGAGCTGGTCCGATCCGTGGCGCAGGCCACCAAGGCCGACCTGCTGCGCAGCCAGTGCGACCCGGCCGCGCGCGACCGGCTGATGGCGCGGGTCAACGGCGAACGAGGCGTCCACCTCGACCTCTCGTCGTTCTTCAACGACATCCGGGTGTTCATGGGCGGGCGCTCCGCCGAGCCGGACCACGACGCCGACCTGGACGCGCTCACGAGCCGTACGCGACTGGCCTGGATCGGCGAGTGGGACCGGCAGGACGCCAAGTTCTTCTTCCACGCCCGGACCCTGGGCGACTGCGACCACGTCTACGCCATGATCGACACCGCCTTCATGCCGGCCGAGTCGGCGGAACGGCTGATGCGGGGCCTCGAACGGGTGCTCATCACGTGCGCCGGCGCCGACCTGCCGCTCTCGGAGCTGCGCGACCTCGTCGCCGCCGACGGCTGCCTCCCCCCTGCCAGGGGCGCGGACTGGGCCCTGGTGGACGAGTGCTGGGTCCACCTGCCCGACGTCGTGTCGATGCTCTCCGGCCTCCTCCCCGGCCGGCGCGTCGAGGCCGGGCTCGGGGAAGGGGCAGACGGCCCCGTCCTGACGGCCCGGATCTTCTGCGACGAGCCCGTCGACGTCGCGGAGCTGCGCCGGGCGGCGCACCGCGCCCTGCCGGACTTTCCCTCGGCGATGGTGCCCGCGCTCGTGACCGTCGTCCCCACCGGAAGCGCCCCCGAGGGCCCCCCGGCATGA
- a CDS encoding ABC transporter ATP-binding protein yields the protein MRTVMASARYLLALGWRLSPARLLTSVGLLAAGYVAAPVAAVLLAAFTEAALDGRGDAALTLSVGIGLVLVLDLTMAHFAHLSYYELAQLQQLAIGREIADVVNGSPGIEAHDNPRFSETLTQLGDRIFQVRAALEALLLLGGSLLQGLLTAVVLARVDPWLVLLPLAAVPAVLAGSRAQRIVDAARTGSASELQLARHLVDVGTTAATVKEIRLFGAREAVTERHAAAWRGVTQRQLGGELRGALVRAAGQVWFAAAYGAAILIVLRRAARGEAGVGELVLTLTLAVQVGGQVAAALGQLGRLQSAGRITELLADLRALGAVSGESGHAAPPPALREGIRLEHVSFAYPGSDRKILDDVSLFLPADSSTALVGENGAGKSTLVKLLCGLYRPTEGRILVDGVDLADLDPEQWQQRLATLFQDFARVELTLRESVGVGRLTALDDDAALRAALADARAGALEDKVPGGLDGLIGRGYGDGQEFSGGQWQSLGLARTLLRSDRLLLVLDEPAAALDAAAEHSLFERFAAASSGGGTTIFVSHRFSTVRLADRIVVLDGGRVAEAGSHQDLMARQGLYQEMFDLQAGAYTA from the coding sequence TTGAGAACCGTCATGGCCTCGGCCCGCTACCTGCTGGCGCTCGGGTGGCGGCTCAGCCCCGCGCGGCTGCTCACCTCGGTCGGCCTGCTCGCGGCCGGATACGTGGCCGCGCCGGTCGCCGCCGTACTGCTCGCCGCCTTCACCGAGGCGGCCCTGGACGGACGGGGCGACGCGGCCCTGACCCTCTCCGTCGGCATCGGCCTGGTGCTGGTGCTCGACCTGACCATGGCGCACTTCGCGCACCTCTCCTACTACGAGCTCGCCCAGCTCCAACAGCTCGCCATCGGGAGGGAGATCGCCGATGTGGTCAACGGCTCGCCGGGCATCGAGGCCCACGACAACCCCCGGTTCAGCGAGACGCTGACCCAGCTCGGCGACCGGATCTTCCAGGTCCGGGCCGCCCTGGAGGCACTGCTGCTGCTCGGCGGCTCGCTGCTGCAGGGGCTGCTCACCGCCGTGGTGCTGGCCCGCGTCGACCCCTGGCTGGTCCTGCTGCCGCTCGCCGCCGTCCCCGCGGTGCTCGCCGGCAGCCGGGCTCAGCGGATCGTCGACGCCGCACGGACGGGCAGCGCATCCGAACTCCAGCTCGCCCGGCACCTGGTGGACGTCGGCACGACCGCCGCCACCGTCAAGGAGATCCGGCTCTTCGGGGCACGGGAAGCGGTCACCGAACGTCACGCGGCCGCCTGGCGCGGCGTCACCCAACGGCAGCTGGGCGGCGAACTGCGCGGCGCGCTGGTCCGCGCGGCCGGACAGGTCTGGTTCGCGGCCGCCTACGGGGCGGCGATCCTGATCGTGCTGCGGCGGGCCGCGCGCGGCGAGGCGGGGGTGGGCGAGCTGGTGCTCACGCTCACGCTGGCCGTCCAGGTCGGCGGGCAGGTCGCGGCCGCCCTCGGTCAGCTGGGGCGGTTGCAGAGCGCCGGACGGATCACCGAACTCCTGGCCGATCTGCGCGCGCTGGGCGCCGTGTCCGGGGAATCCGGGCACGCCGCCCCGCCGCCCGCACTGCGCGAGGGCATCCGTCTCGAACACGTCTCCTTCGCCTATCCGGGCAGCGACCGGAAGATCCTGGACGATGTCTCCCTCTTCCTGCCGGCCGATTCCAGCACCGCGCTCGTCGGTGAGAACGGGGCGGGGAAGAGCACCCTCGTCAAGCTCCTCTGCGGGCTCTACCGGCCCACCGAGGGCCGCATCCTGGTCGACGGCGTCGACCTCGCCGACCTCGATCCCGAACAGTGGCAGCAGCGGCTCGCGACCCTCTTCCAGGACTTCGCCCGCGTCGAACTGACGCTCCGCGAGTCGGTCGGCGTCGGCAGGCTCACGGCCCTGGACGACGACGCCGCGCTCCGCGCCGCACTCGCGGACGCCCGAGCCGGGGCGCTGGAGGACAAGGTGCCCGGCGGCCTGGACGGGCTGATCGGACGCGGCTACGGGGACGGGCAGGAGTTCTCCGGCGGCCAGTGGCAGTCCCTCGGGCTGGCCCGCACACTGCTCCGCTCCGACCGGCTGCTGCTGGTCCTGGACGAGCCGGCCGCCGCCCTGGACGCGGCCGCCGAGCACTCCCTCTTCGAGCGCTTCGCCGCAGCCTCCTCGGGCGGCGGGACGACGATCTTCGTCTCGCACCGCTTCTCCACCGTCCGCCTCGCCGACCGGATCGTGGTCCTGGACGGCGGCCGGGTCGCCGAGGCCGGCAGCCACCAGGACCTGATGGCCCGGCAGGGGCTCTACCAGGAGATGTTCGACCTCCAGGCGGGGGCGTACACCGCCTGA